From a region of the Castor canadensis chromosome 7, mCasCan1.hap1v2, whole genome shotgun sequence genome:
- the Prxl2b gene encoding prostamide/prostaglandin F synthase, with protein MSAVDLARVGACVLKHAVTGEAVELRSLWQEQACVVAGLRRFGCMVCRWIAKDLSSLKGLLDQHGVRLVGVGPEALGLQEFLDGGYFSGDLYLDESKQFYKELGFKRYNSLSILPAALGKPVRDVAAKAKAVGIHGNLSGDLLQSGGLLVVSKGGDKVLLHFAQTSPGDYVPQESILQALGISAEVSTSKPPQCDNEVCGR; from the exons ATGAGTGCCGTGGACCTTGCCCGCGTGGGCGCGTGTGTCCTGAAGCATGCAGTGACTGGGGAG GCGGTGGAGTTGCGGAGTCTGTGGCAGGAGCAGGCGTGCGTGGTGGCCGGGCTGCGGCGCTTTGGCTGCATGGTGTGCCGCTGGATCGCCAAGGACCTCAGCAGCCTCAAGGGTCTCCTGGACCAGCACGGCGTGCGCCTTGTGGGTGTTGGGCCCGAAGCTTTGGGCCTTCAGGAGTTCCTGGATGGTGGCTACTTCTCAGGAG ATCTCTACCTGGATGAGAGCAAGCAGTTCTACAAGGAACTGGGCTTCAAGCG ATACAACAGTTTAAGCATCCTGCCGGCTGCCCTGGGAAAGCCTGTGCGTGACGTGGCTGCAAAG GCCAAGGCTGTTGGCATCCATGGGAACCTATCTGGAGACCTGCTGCAGAGTGGAGGGCTGCTGGTAGTCAGCAAAG GTGGTGACAAAGTGCTGCTGCATTTCGCCCAGACGTCCCCCGGTGACTATGTCCCTCAGGAGAGCATCCTGCAGGCCCTGGGAATCTCTGCAGAGGTCAGCACCAGCAAGCCACCCCAG TGTGACAACGAGGTATGTGGGAGGTGA